In a single window of the Natronogracilivirga saccharolytica genome:
- a CDS encoding DUF6252 family protein: protein MAILVTAAACDFINSSDEPDSDIFGAWYNIESTGHEGPSPELRITGWYISDESQTEGLSAGSVHPVGINGNSGQAALIDSRYTPSHELQIHEITSDKIIVEYIVHSNLASSMGMHKTDHPDAVSDLVLEIDTVAYKLTETQLILDGRYYKGTYNRTALGNKLSDPAGSEFTVSINGDVHENLRISETVPSAYISKFSENDFRIISRMGWNNIAIDIPGFHGPGTYILGKEQASVTPRGFDTLSPSFVTVSDSSGYVTIENIDPDNATVTGNFEFTAFMGDSNEDSELSISLKNGSFGLPLFD, encoded by the coding sequence ATGGCAATTTTGGTAACTGCAGCTGCTTGCGATTTCATCAACAGCTCAGATGAACCTGATTCTGATATATTTGGTGCCTGGTACAATATTGAATCTACCGGGCATGAAGGTCCGTCGCCTGAACTGCGGATCACCGGCTGGTACATTTCTGATGAAAGTCAAACCGAAGGGCTGTCAGCCGGGTCCGTCCATCCTGTTGGGATTAATGGTAACTCCGGACAGGCCGCATTGATTGACTCCCGGTATACCCCTTCTCATGAACTGCAAATACATGAAATCACTTCGGACAAAATCATAGTTGAGTATATAGTCCACAGTAATCTTGCCTCGTCGATGGGCATGCATAAAACGGATCATCCTGATGCTGTGAGTGATCTTGTTCTGGAAATAGATACTGTCGCATATAAACTTACCGAGACGCAGCTAATCCTTGATGGCCGCTATTACAAGGGTACTTATAATCGAACTGCACTTGGAAACAAGCTTTCCGATCCGGCAGGGTCTGAGTTTACGGTCTCAATCAATGGCGATGTGCACGAAAACCTGAGAATCTCTGAGACTGTGCCATCAGCTTACATCAGCAAATTTTCCGAAAATGATTTTCGGATTATCTCCCGAATGGGCTGGAACAACATTGCTATTGACATTCCAGGATTTCACGGTCCTGGCACGTATATTTTAGGAAAAGAACAAGCATCTGTGACTCCAAGGGGTTTTGACACACTTTCTCCTTCCTTTGTAACAGTTTCTGATTCATCCGGATATGTTACAATTGAAAACATCGATCCGGACAATGCCACTGTCACCGGTAATTTCGAATTCACAGCTTTTATGGGAGACAGTAATGAAGACTCTGAATTGTCAATATCCCTGAAAAACGGGAGCTTCGGCCTCCCGCTATTCGATTAA
- a CDS encoding addiction module protein: protein MFFYFKYLAVPLCQAVTFPHAFHNFSAQSIALHDVFNQLGQKQLINVMTVDRALIGELSQLKKSEKLILVEALWDSIASDPSDVEVPDHHKAIIEERLKTLEKDKKTGSSWEKIRPKYL, encoded by the coding sequence TTCAAATACTTAGCCGTGCCGCTTTGCCAGGCTGTTACGTTTCCTCATGCTTTCCATAATTTTTCGGCTCAATCAATTGCTTTACACGACGTTTTCAATCAACTTGGACAAAAACAACTAATAAACGTCATGACGGTGGATAGGGCATTAATAGGCGAGCTTTCTCAGCTCAAAAAAAGCGAAAAACTGATTTTGGTTGAAGCTTTGTGGGACTCAATTGCATCAGACCCATCGGATGTGGAAGTTCCGGATCATCATAAAGCAATTATTGAAGAACGGCTTAAAACGCTTGAAAAGGACAAAAAAACGGGATCAAGCTGGGAGAAAATCCGTCCAAAATATTTATAA